The following are encoded together in the Vigna angularis cultivar LongXiaoDou No.4 chromosome 9, ASM1680809v1, whole genome shotgun sequence genome:
- the LOC108346948 gene encoding trihelix transcription factor ENAP2, with translation MATPNDAASPTKKPQPIPWTHQETVHLIGAYQEKWYALKRGPLRHNQWEEVAVIVAARCGYDLAYPAKSALQCRHKMEKLRQRHRAEKKHVAATLRPAAWQYNALMEDLECGPLPISALAPFQNDTDSDPDDDGTYRNGNNGDESFVKSKSINCILGERPVRMKSGERGFLRERAEEERDEDDDDDRDDDVLALPAEIRAFAERFIGMESLKMEMMKETERCRLEMEKKRIQMIVDSQRRIVDSIGRAFGSNKRVKITQQI, from the coding sequence ATGGCCACCCCAAACGACGCCGCTTCGCCGACCAAGAAGCCTCAACCCATCCCCTGGACCCACCAAGAAACTGTCCACCTCATCGGCGCCTACCAGGAGAAGTGGTACGCGCTCAAGCGCGGCCCACTCCGCCACAACCAGTGGGAGGAGGTCGCCGTCATCGTCGCCGCCCGCTGCGGCTACGACCTCGCGTACCCCGCCAAGTCCGCCCTCCAGTGCCGCCACAAGATGGAGAAGCTCCGCCAGCGCCACCGCGCCGAAAAGAAACACGTCGCCGCCACGCTCCGTCCCGCCGCCTGGCAGTACAACGCTCTCATGGAGGACCTCGAATGCGGTCCCCTCCCCATCTCCGCCCTCGCCCCGTTCCAAAACGACACCGATTCAGATCCCGACGACGACGGCACTTATCGGAACGGCAATAATGGCGATGAGAGCTTTGTGAAGTCGAAGAGTATTAACTGTATTCTCGGCGAGAGGCCCGTGAGAATGAAAAGCGGTGAAAGAGGGTTTTTGAGGGAGCGTGCTGAAGAAGAACGAGACGAAGACGACGATGACGATCGCGACGACGATGTTTTGGCGTTGCCGGCGGAGATTAGGGCTTTCGCTGAGAGGTTTATTGGAATGGAGAGTTTGAAGATGGAAATGATGAAGGAAACTGAAAGGTGTAGGTTGGAGATGGAGAAGAAGCGGATCCAGATGATTGTGGATTCGCAGCGGAGGATCGTTGATTCCATTGGGAGGGCGTTTGGGTCTAACAAGAGGGTCAAGATTACTCAACAAATCTGA